CGAACAGGGCGATGTGTTGGCTACGCAAACTGAAAAGCTGCATGTCTCGCGTCCGCATCCGCTATGGTCTGAGCAAGATCCTGAAGAGTGGTGGCAAGCGACGGATCGCGCCATAAAAGCGCTGGGCGAACAGCACAGCTTACGGAACGTGAAAGCGCTGGGCATTGCCGGGCAAATGCACGGCGCGACGCTGCTGGATAAAGACCATCGCGTTCTGCGTCCGGCTATCTTGTGGAACGACGGTCGCTGCGCGGAGGAATGCGCCATTCTCGAAGAGCGCGTGCCGACTTCTCGCGAGATTACCGGCAATCTGATGATGCCGGGTTTCACTGCGCCAAAACTGCTGTGGGTGCAACGTCATGAGCCTGAGATTTTCCGTCAGGTCGCAAAAGTGCTTCTGCCAAAAGATTATCTGCGTTTTCGTATGACCGGCGACTTTGCCAGCGATATGTCGGACGCGGCAGGCACCATGTGGCTGGATGTTGCTCAGCGCGACTGGAGCGAAGCGATGCTCAGCGCCTGCGAGCTCACGCGCGAGCATATGCCTGCCCTTTTTGAAGGCAGTGAAATCACGGGAACCCTACAGTCATCTCTTGCCGAGCGCTGGAATATGCCCGCGGTGCCGCTTGTTGCGGGGGGCGGGGATAACGCGGCGGGTGCCGTCGGCGTTGGAATGGTTGATGCGGGCCAGGCAATGCTGTCGCTGGGCACATCGGGCGTCTATTTTGCCGTGAGCGACGGTTATCTTAGCAACCCGGAAAGTGCCGTTCACAGCTTCTGCCATGCGTTACCGGGGAAATGGCATTTGATGTCGGTCATGCTGAGTGCCGCTTCATGCCTGGACTGGGCCGCGAAGCTCACGGGTTTTGACGATGTCCCGTCGCTGATCGCTGGCGCACAACAGGCTGATGAAAATGCGGGTGCCGTGTGGTTCCTGCCGTATCTTTCGGGTGAACGTACCCCGCACAACAACCCGCAGGCGAAGGGGGTTTTCTTTGGCTTAACGCATCAGCACGGTCCGGCGGAACTGGCACGCGCAGTGCTGGAAGGCGTGGGCTTTGCGTTAGCCGATGGTATGGATGTGGTGCACGAATGCGGAGTGAAGCCCCACAGCATTACGCTGATTGGTGGCGGCGCTCGCAGCAGCTATTGGCGGCAGATGTTGGCCGATATCAGTGGATTACAACTTGACTACCGCACCGGTGGCGATGTGGGTCCCGCGTTGGGAGCCGCGCGTCTGGCGCAAATCGCAATGAATCCAGCAAAACCGCTCGCGCAGCTGTTGCCGCAATTACCGCTGGAGCAAGAGCACCGCCCGGATTCCGTGCGTCATGCGCATTACGCTAAACAGCGCGACGTGTTCCGCAAAATCTATCAGCAACTTCTGCCATTGATGTCGTGATCCAACATTGTCCCGATGCGGCGTGAGGATGTCCTTTTTTGGTCTTCTCGTCCGCGCTTCTCCTCGTCAGTATAGGGTTACACCCACTGGCGAGGAGAATCACCATGTCACGCACCGCGTTACTTAACATCGATACACAGCAATCATTCCATCACCGTGAATACTGGCAGGAAAAAGGTTTCGCTGAGTTCCAGCAGGCGATGCTGGGACTTATCGAAGGCTGTGAATCTCGTGGCGTCCCCGTTGTTGATATCTTTCACGTAGACGATACCGGCCCGTTCTCACTGGAAAGCGGTTTCGTTGAGCCTATGTCCTTTTTACGTCATCAGCCTGCGGTGGTTTTCCAGAAACATGTCCATAATGCTTTTACTGATACCGGCCTTGATCATTGGCTGCGTGAGCGGGATATTAATCACCTGATCATTTGCGGTCTGCGGACTGAGCAATGCTGCGAAACCACGGCGCGAGTCGCGTCAGATTTAGGCTATGCCGTCACTTTCGTCAGTGAAGCCACGCTGACATTCCCGATGACGTACAAGGGCATTACGCTGGATACAGATGACCTTCGCCATCGTACTGAAACGGTGCTGGATGGGCGTTTTGCAGAAATCAAAACCGTAGCGGAGACGCTGGAGTCACTTTGAAGAGTACCGATGTCTGGTTTGTGATGTTGCCGGGAATATTGTCGCTGGACATGACCGGCCCGGCCGAAACCTTTGCGTTGGCGGGCGATGCGTTTCGTCTGCATTTCGTTGGTCCGCAGCCAGATGTGCCGACATCCATAGGCCTGACGATGAGCGGTATCAAACCGTTACCGGAAACGCTGCCGGAAGGAAGCCTTCTGGTTTTGCCGGGCGTCAGCGATTCCAGTCATCAGTTTTCATCACCTCAGGCGCTGAGCATTCAGCATTGGCTGATGCGCTTGCAGCCTGAGATCCATCGGCATCGCATTACCGTGATGTGCGTCTGCTCCGGCGCGCTACTGGCGGCGAAATCAGGTCTACTGGATGGCAAACAGTGCACGACTCACCACGACGTCATTGGCCGTCTCCGTGTCGCAGCACCAGGTGCGTTGATCAAAGAGAATCGTATTTTTGTGCAGGACCAAAACATCTGGACCAGCGCGGGTATTACGTCGGGAATCGATCTGGCGTTGCATATGATTAACCGCCTGTGTGGGCCAGAAAAGGCCTTGGCGGTGGCACGTGAAATGGTGGTTTGGTTTCGGCGTTCAGGAGACGATCCGCAGCTTTCGCCGTGGCTGCGTTATCGCAATCACCTGCATCCGGCCATTCATCGTGCGCAAGATGCGCTGACGGCGGAGCCGCAAAAGGGCTGGCAACTGGCTGATATCGCAGATCTGGCACACGTGAGCCCACGCCATTTAACCCGACTTTTTCAGGAACATTTAGGCATTAGCGTGCGCGATTACCTGGAACAGCTGCGACTGGCGGTTGCTGAACAGTGGCTATTGCAAGGACGCGGCGTTGAACACGCGGCAACGGCGGCTGGATTTTCGTCACCG
This sequence is a window from Enterobacter sp. 638. Protein-coding genes within it:
- a CDS encoding helix-turn-helix domain-containing protein yields the protein MLPGILSLDMTGPAETFALAGDAFRLHFVGPQPDVPTSIGLTMSGIKPLPETLPEGSLLVLPGVSDSSHQFSSPQALSIQHWLMRLQPEIHRHRITVMCVCSGALLAAKSGLLDGKQCTTHHDVIGRLRVAAPGALIKENRIFVQDQNIWTSAGITSGIDLALHMINRLCGPEKALAVAREMVVWFRRSGDDPQLSPWLRYRNHLHPAIHRAQDALTAEPQKGWQLADIADLAHVSPRHLTRLFQEHLGISVRDYLEQLRLAVAEQWLLQGRGVEHAATAAGFSSPRQFHRARQRIVS
- a CDS encoding isochorismatase family protein, producing MSRTALLNIDTQQSFHHREYWQEKGFAEFQQAMLGLIEGCESRGVPVVDIFHVDDTGPFSLESGFVEPMSFLRHQPAVVFQKHVHNAFTDTGLDHWLRERDINHLIICGLRTEQCCETTARVASDLGYAVTFVSEATLTFPMTYKGITLDTDDLRHRTETVLDGRFAEIKTVAETLESL
- the xylB gene encoding xylulokinase, coding for MYIGIDLGTSGVKAILLNEQGDVLATQTEKLHVSRPHPLWSEQDPEEWWQATDRAIKALGEQHSLRNVKALGIAGQMHGATLLDKDHRVLRPAILWNDGRCAEECAILEERVPTSREITGNLMMPGFTAPKLLWVQRHEPEIFRQVAKVLLPKDYLRFRMTGDFASDMSDAAGTMWLDVAQRDWSEAMLSACELTREHMPALFEGSEITGTLQSSLAERWNMPAVPLVAGGGDNAAGAVGVGMVDAGQAMLSLGTSGVYFAVSDGYLSNPESAVHSFCHALPGKWHLMSVMLSAASCLDWAAKLTGFDDVPSLIAGAQQADENAGAVWFLPYLSGERTPHNNPQAKGVFFGLTHQHGPAELARAVLEGVGFALADGMDVVHECGVKPHSITLIGGGARSSYWRQMLADISGLQLDYRTGGDVGPALGAARLAQIAMNPAKPLAQLLPQLPLEQEHRPDSVRHAHYAKQRDVFRKIYQQLLPLMS